One genomic window of Candidatus Baltobacteraceae bacterium includes the following:
- the thiS gene encoding sulfur carrier protein ThiS, producing the protein MIAVVNGEAHDLPDGATVGALLELLGTKRTGIAVAHNERVVPRAHYDTHVIVDGDRVEIIRAVAGG; encoded by the coding sequence GTGATAGCGGTAGTCAACGGCGAAGCGCACGACTTGCCCGACGGAGCAACCGTAGGGGCGCTGCTCGAGCTTCTGGGGACCAAACGCACCGGAATAGCGGTAGCGCATAACGAGCGCGTCGTTCCGCGAGCGCACTACGATACGCACGTCATTGTGGACGGGGACCGCGTCGAAATCATTCGCGCCGTCGCTGGTGGATAA
- a CDS encoding peptide ABC transporter substrate-binding protein has translation MKRALPCALALAVLAACSRVGNGGGGRLPGTVPGILRIAIQQDVKNLNPLLNSNTTDGFIDFLMDEPLLWADDKGNPVPALALVVPSQDNGGISSDGLTITYHLRKDAKWSDGVPVTSTDVKWSWQAIMNPANNVVSRHGYDFVKSIDTPDKYTAVVHLKQRFSPFVNTFFAMSDQPYPVAPAHVLSKYPDINQIPFNNEPSVSDGPFRFAEWSHGDHISLVRNDNFFMGTPALRRIEIKIIPDENTSVNLLKTHAVDYMFQASPNTYPALKSVADIKLVWVNVNGYEYLTVNTSRPNVSDPVVRQAIAYAIDKDQLVQTLTHGQMKVATGDIPDWMWAFDPSVKSAPHDPQKARDLLRGDGWIPGPDGIVRKDGQPLILVTVSNNSNATRRQGVVELQQMLRQVGIQMEIKYYPGDQLFAPAGMGGILQLGKFDLSWAGWYAGIDPDDSSQMMCENVPPGGYNYSRYCNQDMQRAQTGALNEYGQAQRKDAYGTIEQLVARDNPYIYFWWTRQMEPISIDFKGFDPNPVLESWNAWQWSI, from the coding sequence ATGAAGCGCGCCTTACCGTGCGCGCTGGCTCTCGCCGTGCTGGCTGCCTGCAGTCGCGTGGGCAACGGCGGCGGAGGCCGTCTTCCAGGCACGGTTCCGGGGATCTTGCGAATTGCCATACAGCAAGACGTTAAGAATCTCAACCCGCTTCTCAACTCGAACACGACCGACGGTTTCATCGACTTCCTCATGGACGAACCGCTCTTATGGGCGGACGATAAAGGCAATCCCGTTCCGGCCCTCGCGCTCGTGGTACCGTCGCAAGACAACGGCGGCATCAGCTCCGACGGGTTGACGATTACCTATCACCTGCGCAAAGACGCCAAGTGGAGCGACGGCGTACCGGTGACGTCCACGGACGTCAAGTGGTCGTGGCAAGCGATCATGAATCCGGCCAACAACGTCGTCTCGCGCCACGGCTACGACTTCGTCAAGAGCATCGATACGCCGGACAAATATACGGCGGTCGTACACCTCAAGCAGCGCTTCTCCCCGTTCGTCAACACCTTCTTCGCCATGAGCGACCAGCCGTATCCCGTGGCGCCCGCGCACGTGCTCTCGAAGTATCCCGACATCAATCAAATTCCATTCAACAACGAGCCCAGCGTCAGCGACGGGCCGTTCCGTTTCGCGGAGTGGTCGCACGGCGATCATATCTCGCTGGTGCGTAACGACAATTTCTTCATGGGCACTCCGGCGCTTCGCCGGATCGAGATCAAGATTATTCCAGACGAGAATACGTCGGTGAATTTGCTCAAGACGCACGCCGTGGACTACATGTTCCAAGCTTCACCCAATACGTATCCGGCGCTCAAATCGGTCGCGGACATCAAGCTCGTGTGGGTGAACGTCAACGGTTACGAATATCTTACGGTCAACACGTCGCGCCCTAACGTGAGCGATCCGGTCGTGCGTCAGGCGATCGCCTATGCGATCGACAAAGATCAGCTCGTTCAAACGCTCACGCACGGTCAGATGAAGGTTGCGACCGGGGACATTCCGGACTGGATGTGGGCTTTCGACCCGTCGGTGAAGTCGGCTCCGCACGATCCGCAAAAAGCGCGCGATCTGCTTCGCGGCGACGGCTGGATTCCGGGCCCCGACGGCATCGTGCGCAAGGACGGTCAGCCGCTCATTCTCGTTACGGTTTCGAACAACTCCAATGCGACGCGGCGTCAAGGCGTCGTCGAACTCCAGCAAATGCTGCGCCAAGTCGGCATCCAGATGGAGATCAAGTACTATCCGGGCGATCAACTCTTCGCGCCGGCCGGAATGGGCGGCATCCTGCAGCTCGGCAAGTTCGATTTATCGTGGGCCGGCTGGTATGCCGGAATCGATCCGGACGACAGCTCGCAGATGATGTGCGAAAACGTGCCGCCCGGAGGCTACAACTACTCGCGATACTGCAACCAAGACATGCAGCGCGCGCAGACGGGCGCACTCAACGAATACGGCCAGGCGCAGCGTAAGGACGCGTACGGCACGATCGAGCAGCTGGTGGCGCGCGACAATCCGTACATCTATTTCTGGTGGACGCGGCAGATGGAGCCGATCAGCATCGACTTCAAGGGCTTCGATCCTAACCCGGTGCTAGAGTCGTGGAACGCGTGGCAATGGAGCATCTAG
- a CDS encoding methyltransferase domain-containing protein yields the protein MPPTSPQDDAPIRPPHPLALRAIERLRERLPGRVRVLDVAAGSGRNAAALERAGFDVLAVDDEAAMRVSAMRSLHGAFAGAVSTHGFLHGTAAQIAERLDALAAHLEPDAVFAATLGSTSDARFGKGTELDPSTYAPEGGDEAGVAHAFFTRSQVDALLEPQYEIEWIEECGVDEIAGKWAHRETPLAGAVHWFVIARRR from the coding sequence ATGCCGCCTACTTCGCCACAAGACGACGCCCCCATTCGCCCGCCGCATCCGTTGGCGCTGCGCGCGATCGAGCGTCTGCGCGAGCGGCTTCCGGGTCGCGTCCGCGTGCTGGACGTGGCGGCGGGGAGCGGGCGCAACGCCGCGGCGCTGGAGCGCGCCGGATTCGACGTGCTTGCCGTCGACGACGAGGCCGCGATGCGGGTCAGTGCGATGCGATCGTTGCACGGCGCATTTGCCGGAGCGGTTTCGACCCACGGCTTTCTCCACGGCACCGCTGCACAGATCGCCGAGCGCCTCGACGCGTTAGCCGCACACCTTGAACCGGATGCCGTTTTTGCTGCGACGCTCGGATCGACGAGCGACGCGCGATTCGGGAAAGGAACCGAGCTCGACCCTTCGACGTATGCGCCGGAGGGGGGCGATGAAGCCGGCGTCGCGCACGCGTTCTTCACGCGCTCCCAAGTCGACGCGCTGCTGGAGCCGCAATATGAGATCGAGTGGATCGAAGAGTGCGGCGTCGACGAGATCGCGGGGAAGTGGGCGCACCGCGAAACTCCGCTAGCGGGCGCGGTTCATTGGTTCGTTATCGCCCGGCGCCGCTAA
- a CDS encoding elongation factor G has product MADIARLRNIAFVGPHHGGKTTLVEAVLAHTGAIGRRGSIADGTTVTDHEPEDTAHAQSTTVGFAHTTADEIDITIVDCPGFIDFFEETRLALAGVDAAVVVVEADPGRVVHTQGIVDLLESTKMPHLFVINKMDRPGADFAGTLAALQEAYGRHVVAEQWPIGNAEQFRGYVDLAEIKGRTFEGDKEREDAIPGDLQDQVQRARGELLEAMADFDDHLMEELLEGIDPPMDEVERDLCSECSHDQIVPVLVGAGVSGAGVAALVRAIEKWFPSPADAPHVDAEGRPIQPDSSGPAIARVIKTSIHPQSGKVSVARILSGTVKSDATLTNVSKDGEKVRLGGLYRLQGKKQEAIPEAGPGAIVAFGRLESVSTGDTLTSNGQKVLLPRVAVAEPVFGVAIKPKERIDEAKISQMLARIVDEDPALRLDRADVTHELLLLGRGEQHVSMAVERLARKYKVEVDVAPPTIPYVETIANGAEIHSRYKHQTGGHGQFGDVWLRFEPRERGSGVTFEQKIVGGVVPRQFIPAVEKGVREALIHGSSGYPVTDLHVVLFDGQYHDVDSSEQSFKTAAGMGVREALPKCNPVVLEPIVHVQVTVPTTYTSTVIAQLTGKRGQILGMNPSDRSGYDVVEAYVPQVELARYITELRTATQGLGTYSWRHERYDPVPGNRVAPKAAV; this is encoded by the coding sequence ATGGCGGACATCGCTCGCCTACGTAATATCGCATTCGTCGGACCGCACCACGGCGGAAAGACGACGCTCGTTGAAGCGGTCCTCGCACATACCGGCGCGATCGGTCGCCGGGGCTCGATTGCCGACGGTACCACCGTCACCGATCACGAGCCCGAAGACACCGCCCACGCCCAAAGTACGACGGTTGGGTTCGCGCATACGACCGCGGACGAAATCGACATTACCATCGTCGACTGTCCCGGCTTTATCGATTTCTTCGAAGAGACGCGCCTCGCGCTCGCCGGCGTCGATGCCGCGGTCGTCGTCGTCGAAGCCGATCCCGGCAGGGTCGTGCACACGCAGGGTATCGTGGATCTCCTCGAGTCGACGAAGATGCCGCACTTGTTCGTCATCAACAAGATGGATCGTCCCGGCGCCGACTTCGCCGGAACGCTCGCCGCATTACAAGAAGCCTACGGCCGTCACGTCGTCGCCGAACAGTGGCCGATCGGCAACGCCGAACAGTTCCGCGGTTACGTCGATCTCGCGGAGATCAAAGGCCGCACGTTTGAGGGAGACAAGGAACGCGAAGACGCGATTCCCGGCGATCTCCAAGACCAAGTACAGCGCGCCCGCGGCGAGCTGCTCGAAGCGATGGCCGACTTCGACGACCATTTGATGGAAGAGCTTCTGGAGGGGATCGATCCGCCGATGGACGAGGTCGAGCGCGATCTGTGCAGCGAGTGCTCGCACGATCAGATCGTCCCGGTGCTCGTCGGAGCCGGCGTCTCCGGCGCCGGCGTCGCCGCATTAGTGAGGGCGATAGAGAAATGGTTCCCGTCGCCGGCCGACGCTCCGCACGTCGATGCCGAAGGCCGCCCGATTCAACCCGATTCCTCGGGTCCGGCGATCGCGCGCGTCATCAAGACGTCGATTCATCCGCAGAGCGGCAAGGTATCGGTCGCGCGCATTCTCAGCGGCACGGTGAAATCTGACGCGACGCTGACCAACGTCAGCAAGGACGGCGAGAAAGTGCGGCTCGGCGGACTCTACCGCCTGCAGGGCAAGAAGCAAGAAGCCATTCCGGAAGCCGGCCCCGGTGCGATCGTCGCGTTCGGCCGTCTCGAGTCGGTATCGACCGGCGATACGCTTACGTCGAACGGGCAAAAGGTGCTGCTGCCGCGTGTCGCGGTTGCCGAACCGGTGTTTGGCGTCGCGATCAAGCCCAAGGAGCGCATCGACGAAGCAAAGATCTCGCAGATGCTCGCACGCATCGTCGACGAAGATCCGGCGCTGCGTTTAGATCGCGCCGACGTCACGCACGAGTTGCTGCTGCTCGGCCGCGGCGAGCAGCACGTCTCGATGGCCGTCGAGCGGCTGGCGCGCAAATATAAGGTGGAAGTCGACGTAGCCCCGCCGACGATTCCCTACGTCGAGACGATCGCCAACGGTGCGGAGATTCACTCTCGGTACAAACATCAGACCGGCGGACACGGACAGTTCGGCGACGTTTGGCTGCGCTTCGAGCCGCGCGAACGCGGATCGGGCGTTACCTTCGAACAGAAGATCGTCGGCGGCGTCGTTCCGCGGCAGTTCATTCCAGCCGTTGAAAAAGGGGTGCGCGAAGCCCTTATTCATGGGAGCAGCGGTTATCCGGTGACCGACTTGCACGTCGTCCTCTTCGACGGGCAGTATCACGACGTCGATTCCAGCGAGCAGTCGTTCAAGACGGCGGCCGGGATGGGCGTGCGCGAAGCGCTGCCGAAGTGCAATCCCGTCGTGCTCGAACCTATCGTGCACGTGCAGGTCACCGTGCCGACGACCTATACATCCACCGTCATTGCGCAGCTTACCGGAAAGCGCGGACAGATTCTCGGTATGAATCCGAGCGACCGCAGCGGATACGACGTCGTCGAAGCGTACGTTCCGCAAGTGGAGCTTGCGCGCTACATCACCGAGCTGCGCACCGCGACGCAGGGGCTGGGCACCTACTCATGGCGTCACGAGCGCTACGATCCGGTTCCCGGAAATCGCGTAGCGCCAAAGGCGGCCGTATGA
- a CDS encoding PLP-dependent transferase yields the protein MHAGRSVDPATGAIAIPLHLSTTFERDAGGEYSRGYIYSREGNPVRNALERCVAELEGGSEAIAFPSGMAAAFAVLQALRPGDRVVVARDTYFGVRELLIDYFPQWGVEAVFVDVDEPGALRSACTPSTRMVWIETPSNPLLEVIDIEAAAKTAHDAGALLVCENTFATPIVQRPFAHGADAVVHSVTKYLSGHSDVLAGAVVFKEPGEFKRRVRSFQTNAGSTIDPFSAWLTLRGIQTLAIRMRAHCDNALAVARFLNDHPAVTRVYYPGLESHPGHAVAKKQMRGFGGMLSFEVRGGRAEAFGMLAGLKLVARATSLGGTHSLIEHRASIEGAHTRAPESLVRLSVGIEHPDDIVADLRQALEAAG from the coding sequence GTGCATGCGGGACGCAGTGTCGATCCGGCAACCGGTGCGATCGCGATTCCGCTGCATCTCTCGACGACGTTCGAACGCGATGCCGGCGGCGAATACTCGCGCGGCTACATTTACAGTCGTGAAGGCAACCCCGTGCGCAATGCATTGGAGCGCTGCGTCGCCGAGCTGGAAGGCGGGAGCGAAGCGATCGCGTTTCCTTCGGGAATGGCGGCGGCGTTCGCGGTTTTGCAGGCGCTGCGGCCGGGCGATCGCGTCGTGGTCGCGCGCGACACGTACTTCGGCGTACGGGAGCTGCTGATCGACTATTTCCCGCAATGGGGTGTCGAAGCGGTTTTCGTCGACGTCGACGAGCCTGGTGCACTACGCTCCGCGTGTACGCCGTCGACGCGGATGGTGTGGATCGAAACGCCATCCAATCCGCTGCTGGAAGTCATCGACATTGAAGCGGCCGCAAAGACCGCTCACGACGCCGGCGCGCTGCTGGTGTGCGAGAACACGTTCGCGACGCCGATCGTTCAGCGGCCGTTCGCACACGGAGCCGACGCAGTCGTGCACTCCGTTACGAAATACCTTTCCGGCCACAGCGACGTTTTGGCCGGCGCCGTCGTCTTCAAGGAGCCGGGTGAGTTCAAACGCCGCGTTCGAAGCTTTCAAACCAATGCCGGTTCGACCATCGATCCGTTTAGTGCGTGGCTCACCTTGCGGGGCATTCAAACGCTCGCGATTCGGATGCGCGCCCACTGCGACAACGCGCTTGCCGTCGCCCGCTTCTTGAACGATCACCCCGCGGTGACGCGCGTGTATTATCCGGGATTGGAGAGCCATCCCGGCCATGCCGTCGCAAAGAAGCAGATGCGTGGTTTCGGCGGGATGTTGTCGTTCGAGGTGCGCGGCGGCCGGGCGGAAGCGTTCGGGATGCTCGCCGGCCTCAAGCTCGTCGCCCGCGCCACCAGCTTGGGCGGCACGCATTCGTTGATCGAGCACCGCGCGTCGATCGAAGGCGCGCACACGCGCGCCCCTGAGTCGCTGGTGCGTCTCTCCGTCGGCATCGAGCATCCCGACGACATCGTCGCGGACTTGCGGCAGGCGTTGGAGGCAGCCGGGTGA
- a CDS encoding thiazole synthase gives MANKDILKIGNYEFASRLIVGTGKYPSMDVMRAAHAASGAEMVTVAIRRIALDDPTGKTLLDFVDRQRLRVLPNTAGCFNAKDAVLTAQLARELLETDLIKLEVIGDAQTLHPDAAETVKAAETLVNDGFTVLPYIGDDPVACKQLEEVGCAAIMPLAAPIGSGLGVCNPYSIRIIKERATIPVIVDAGVGTASDAAIAMELGVDALLMNTGIAAARDPVAMAEAMKHAVIAGRKAFLAGRMEKRLYANASSPMRDLISTTERV, from the coding sequence GTGGCTAACAAAGACATTCTCAAAATCGGAAACTACGAGTTCGCGTCGCGTCTCATCGTCGGAACGGGAAAGTACCCGTCGATGGACGTCATGCGTGCGGCGCACGCGGCCAGCGGCGCCGAGATGGTGACCGTTGCGATCCGCCGCATCGCCCTCGACGATCCCACCGGGAAGACGCTGCTCGACTTCGTCGATCGCCAACGGCTGCGCGTGCTTCCGAATACGGCGGGTTGTTTCAACGCCAAAGATGCCGTGCTCACCGCGCAGCTCGCGCGCGAGTTGTTGGAAACCGATCTCATCAAGCTCGAGGTCATCGGCGACGCGCAGACGCTCCATCCCGACGCCGCCGAAACGGTGAAAGCTGCCGAAACGCTCGTGAACGACGGGTTCACGGTGCTGCCGTATATCGGCGACGACCCGGTCGCGTGCAAACAGCTCGAAGAGGTGGGCTGCGCCGCCATCATGCCGCTCGCGGCGCCGATCGGCAGCGGTCTGGGCGTGTGCAATCCGTATTCGATCCGCATCATCAAGGAGCGCGCGACGATTCCGGTGATCGTTGACGCCGGCGTGGGAACCGCCTCCGACGCGGCCATCGCGATGGAGCTGGGCGTCGACGCGCTGCTGATGAACACCGGCATAGCGGCCGCGCGCGATCCGGTCGCGATGGCCGAGGCCATGAAGCATGCCGTGATCGCGGGCCGCAAAGCGTTTCTCGCGGGGCGCATGGAGAAGCGGCTCTACGCGAACGCGTCGAGTCCGATGCGCGACCTCATCTCGACGACCGAACGTGTCTAA
- a CDS encoding NAD-binding protein, with amino-acid sequence MASETLIIVVGGDYLALEICKEILKTAGHAVVLMWKHADERAGRLMRHETDLLAEEFGYDFTFLNEDPTEPGALRRAGLEPSAGQSDGRNFCVVTVAQDDRLNLRVALLARDINERVRVTLRQFNPLLGHKIQEGLRYNCTAISPAAHAAATYAASAVDVSCFYALPFPTLESMVARVAHRREAGIDPGTVAEEGSELFGFCDRRAADFGVAGLTIVDAETQLSARVVSVGGRAPFLCHGEEEHFDEELLARPLAGDDRIVVFGPVAKLKAIGPQSSQRRGMRRERLRSQWRDVVSGIRRIEPVLGTAILISVICYIAFVVFFSRTMRWDVPATMYFVLTTMTTVGYGDVSPCRGCEHGPIAAAQAIPLFVDMAVMLVGVTTVAILTASLTSALNAAALRRIRGLRRIHRSGHVIVCGAGNVGTLVIDYLRQLGEQVVVVEKNPDNLLIELARDRKIDLLTGDATNDETITYCGPERAKSLVGVTNSDTANLETALGARSRVRSTIDAALHIVLRIDDMAFGRSIKRHFGISSFSTTELTAPTIAGLARFESTRGRFEIFSGTDYEQTFQLAERFQGPENAPPPAPPERPGYKVRWVPLYAWRERGAGKGEAVPIHKFATEVYSGDRLLFMVPLDQFSE; translated from the coding sequence ATGGCGTCAGAGACTCTGATTATTGTCGTCGGCGGTGACTACCTCGCGCTCGAGATCTGCAAAGAGATTCTAAAGACCGCGGGGCACGCGGTCGTGCTCATGTGGAAGCACGCCGACGAACGAGCTGGCCGCTTGATGCGGCACGAGACCGATCTTCTGGCCGAGGAGTTCGGCTACGACTTTACGTTTCTCAACGAGGACCCGACCGAGCCGGGCGCGCTGCGCCGTGCCGGGCTCGAACCCTCCGCCGGCCAGAGCGACGGCCGAAATTTCTGCGTCGTCACGGTCGCGCAAGACGACCGTCTCAACTTGCGCGTGGCGCTGCTGGCGCGCGATATCAACGAACGGGTTCGGGTGACCCTTCGCCAGTTCAATCCGCTGCTCGGCCACAAGATCCAAGAGGGCTTGCGTTACAACTGCACGGCGATTTCGCCGGCGGCTCACGCGGCGGCAACCTACGCCGCCTCAGCCGTCGACGTGTCGTGCTTCTACGCACTGCCGTTTCCGACGCTCGAGTCGATGGTGGCACGCGTGGCGCACCGCCGAGAAGCGGGCATCGATCCCGGCACCGTTGCCGAAGAAGGCTCGGAGCTTTTCGGTTTTTGCGACCGGCGTGCGGCGGATTTTGGCGTCGCCGGACTGACGATTGTCGACGCGGAGACGCAACTGAGCGCGCGCGTCGTTTCGGTCGGCGGACGCGCCCCATTTCTCTGCCACGGCGAGGAAGAACATTTCGACGAGGAGCTCCTCGCGCGTCCGCTGGCCGGTGACGACCGAATCGTCGTGTTCGGACCCGTCGCAAAGCTCAAGGCGATCGGCCCGCAGTCATCGCAACGGCGCGGGATGCGGCGCGAGCGGCTGCGTTCGCAGTGGCGCGACGTGGTCTCAGGCATTCGCCGGATCGAACCCGTACTGGGCACGGCGATTCTGATCAGCGTTATCTGCTACATCGCGTTCGTCGTATTCTTCTCGCGAACGATGCGGTGGGACGTTCCCGCGACGATGTATTTCGTCTTGACCACGATGACCACGGTCGGCTACGGCGACGTATCGCCCTGTAGAGGCTGCGAGCACGGCCCGATCGCGGCCGCGCAAGCTATTCCGCTCTTCGTGGACATGGCGGTCATGCTCGTCGGCGTCACGACGGTAGCGATTCTGACCGCATCGCTGACGTCGGCGCTCAACGCGGCCGCGCTTCGCCGCATTCGCGGCTTACGCCGCATCCATCGCAGCGGTCACGTGATCGTGTGCGGCGCCGGCAACGTTGGAACGCTGGTGATCGATTACTTACGTCAACTCGGCGAGCAAGTGGTGGTCGTTGAAAAGAACCCCGACAACCTGCTCATCGAACTCGCCCGCGATCGGAAGATCGACCTCTTGACGGGCGACGCCACCAATGACGAGACGATTACCTACTGCGGCCCCGAACGCGCTAAGAGCCTCGTGGGCGTCACGAACAGCGACACGGCGAATCTCGAAACGGCGCTGGGCGCGCGGTCGCGCGTGCGCAGCACGATCGACGCGGCGCTGCACATCGTCCTGCGCATCGACGATATGGCCTTTGGGAGGTCGATCAAACGCCATTTCGGCATCTCGTCGTTCTCGACGACGGAGCTCACGGCGCCCACGATCGCCGGTCTGGCACGCTTCGAAAGCACCCGCGGACGCTTCGAAATCTTTTCGGGCACCGACTACGAGCAGACGTTTCAACTCGCCGAGCGCTTCCAAGGGCCCGAGAACGCACCGCCGCCCGCCCCGCCCGAGCGCCCGGGATACAAGGTGCGCTGGGTGCCCCTGTACGCCTGGCGGGAGAGGGGGGCAGGCAAGGGAGAGGCGGTGCCGATACACAAGTTTGCGACTGAGGTCTACAGTGGGGATCGGCTACTTTTCATGGTCCCGCTGGACCAATTTAGCGAATAG
- the thiO gene encoding glycine oxidase ThiO, with protein MSPGGDVAVIGGGLIGLSIAFELAERGAAVRVYDRDEPARAASWAGAGMLSPHAEPIDEALLRLCEESLEAYPAFVARVRDASGVDPHLHLNGHVHAAFDDLALERMRERADALRTRGVACEVLDRARLLATEPWLGAHATGALAIAGEGQVDNRLLGRALIAACAARGVSVTRVASLRVECDKRRVLGVRNDFGFTPAAAVVNACGAWSAALAGIPDEARPAVEPFKGQMLALQAPVDLVRRSTWLPNAYVVPRDDGRLLIGATVERAHADTRVTSEGLHRLLHAALDSAPALAGFAVTETWAGVRPGSADGLPFIGPTPIDGLYVATGHFKNGILLSAVTARLVAEAIAGNADPQLAAFSLHRRMKAS; from the coding sequence GTGAGCCCCGGCGGCGACGTCGCCGTCATCGGCGGCGGCTTGATCGGGCTTTCGATCGCATTCGAACTGGCCGAACGCGGCGCCGCCGTGCGCGTGTACGATCGCGACGAGCCGGCGCGCGCCGCGTCGTGGGCCGGCGCGGGAATGCTCTCCCCGCACGCCGAGCCGATCGACGAAGCACTGCTGCGCCTGTGCGAAGAGTCGTTGGAGGCCTATCCGGCATTCGTGGCACGCGTACGCGACGCGAGCGGCGTCGATCCGCATCTGCACCTCAACGGCCACGTGCACGCCGCCTTCGACGATCTTGCACTCGAGCGAATGCGCGAACGGGCCGACGCGCTGCGAACGCGGGGCGTTGCGTGCGAGGTTCTCGACCGGGCGCGGCTGCTGGCGACCGAACCGTGGCTCGGCGCACACGCCACGGGCGCGCTAGCGATCGCGGGGGAAGGTCAAGTCGATAACCGGCTTCTCGGAAGAGCGTTGATCGCGGCGTGCGCGGCGCGCGGGGTATCGGTAACGCGCGTTGCGTCACTGCGCGTGGAGTGCGATAAGCGGCGCGTGCTCGGCGTACGCAACGATTTCGGTTTTACGCCGGCGGCCGCAGTCGTCAACGCCTGCGGCGCATGGTCGGCCGCGCTCGCCGGCATTCCGGACGAAGCGCGCCCCGCCGTCGAGCCGTTCAAGGGACAAATGCTGGCGTTGCAAGCGCCCGTCGATCTGGTTCGCCGCTCGACGTGGCTGCCCAACGCTTACGTCGTACCGCGTGACGACGGCAGGCTGCTGATCGGCGCGACGGTCGAGCGCGCGCACGCCGATACTCGCGTTACGTCCGAAGGGCTGCACCGCTTGCTGCACGCGGCGCTCGACTCGGCGCCCGCGCTGGCCGGTTTTGCCGTCACCGAGACGTGGGCGGGCGTACGTCCGGGAAGCGCCGACGGCCTCCCGTTCATTGGGCCGACCCCGATCGACGGCTTGTACGTTGCGACCGGGCATTTCAAGAACGGAATCCTCCTGTCGGCAGTGACCGCACGCCTCGTTGCCGAGGCTATCGCGGGCAACGCCGACCCGCAGCTGGCGGCCTTTTCGCTGCACCGTCGAATGAAGGCATCGTGA
- a CDS encoding MBL fold metallo-hydrolase yields the protein MASTIRMRVVGSSPSVQRPGRACSSYLLRSRDAAVLLDIGSGALGNLHLAIDYPQLDAVIVSHMHADHFLDIIPLRYGLKYGPLLRDGRMPLWLPPGGSDILRTIAKAFTNEGPKDFLDEVFEVHEYDPSQPLEINDMRLTFRRTRHYIDTFAIRADRANASIVYSSDTAPCDAVEELAHDCSLFICEATIGLGTEQGVRGHLTAEEAGQMATRAGAHRLILTHYGSTYAADELEEAAQIAFKGRISIADDGVELSL from the coding sequence ATGGCATCCACCATTCGCATGCGAGTGGTGGGTTCGAGTCCTTCGGTGCAGCGTCCGGGCCGGGCGTGCAGCAGCTATTTGTTGCGCTCGCGCGATGCGGCCGTGCTGCTGGACATCGGCAGCGGCGCGCTGGGAAATCTGCACCTGGCGATCGACTATCCGCAGCTCGATGCCGTGATCGTGTCGCACATGCACGCCGACCACTTTCTCGACATCATTCCCCTGCGGTACGGACTCAAGTACGGCCCGCTGCTTCGCGACGGCCGCATGCCGTTGTGGCTGCCTCCCGGCGGTTCGGACATTCTGCGCACGATCGCCAAGGCGTTCACAAACGAGGGTCCTAAGGACTTTCTCGACGAGGTCTTCGAGGTTCACGAGTACGACCCGTCGCAGCCGCTGGAAATCAATGACATGCGGTTAACGTTCCGGAGAACGCGTCACTACATCGACACGTTCGCCATTCGCGCCGATCGCGCAAACGCTTCCATCGTCTACTCCAGCGATACCGCGCCGTGCGACGCGGTCGAGGAACTCGCGCACGATTGCTCGCTGTTTATCTGTGAGGCGACGATCGGATTAGGGACCGAACAGGGCGTGCGCGGTCATCTTACCGCCGAGGAAGCCGGACAAATGGCAACGCGGGCGGGGGCGCACCGCCTGATCCTGACGCATTACGGCAGTACGTATGCGGCCGACGAACTCGAGGAAGCCGCGCAGATCGCCTTCAAGGGCCGCATCTCCATAGCCGACGACGGAGTCGAACTCTCGCTGTAG
- a CDS encoding rhodanese-like domain-containing protein — protein MSKVEQLQVEQLAEWRRTGKAHVLLDVREDDEVALASLDGALHVPMNDVPSRAAEIPHDTAVAVLCHAGVRSHAVARYLAEHGYETVYNVAGGIDRYAAIVDPSIPRYG, from the coding sequence GTGTCTAAGGTCGAGCAGCTGCAAGTCGAGCAGCTGGCGGAGTGGCGTCGTACGGGTAAAGCTCACGTGCTGCTCGACGTCCGCGAAGACGACGAGGTCGCGCTGGCCTCACTCGACGGCGCCCTGCACGTGCCGATGAACGACGTTCCGTCGCGCGCCGCGGAGATTCCGCACGACACTGCGGTTGCCGTTCTCTGTCATGCCGGCGTGCGCAGTCACGCGGTTGCGCGATATCTCGCCGAACACGGTTACGAAACGGTCTACAACGTGGCCGGCGGCATTGACCGCTACGCCGCCATCGTCGATCCGTCTATTCCGAGATACGGGTAA